The DNA region AATTTggcatgtttaaaataaattcacttAAATTTGCATAAAGACATGTCATGCAATGTTTTTTGCCCAACTATATTACTATTGCAGGAACCCTACTCAAAAGTTGGGCATGATGGGTTTGACAATGCCCAACCTTTATTGGAAGAAATATCCCACTCAAACATTGGGTATTACGCATATTACAATAACCCAACTAATGAAAGAAACTAGGACTTTTGCCTAAAAGTTGAACGTTAGTAGCTCTAACATTGCTCAAAAGTTGGACAGCAAGGCTTAACTTACATGACATGAGTTATGGCAAGTTGTCTGctggaaattgtaaaaaaaaaattaaaagcaaaaaagcaaaacacaaaGGATGAAACCGACAAAAAATGTATGCGTTTGTTAAAAATATGGTATGGCgtttttttgcttgtttgtttggtagatatttGGTTCagttgtatgtgtgtgtgtggttttttgTCGGTTTTCatccttttgtttttgcttttttgcttttaatttttttttttacaatttccagCAGACAACTTGCCATAACTCATGTCATGTAAGTTAAGCCTTGCTGTCCAACTTTTGAGCAATGTTAGAGCTACTAACGTTCAACTTTTAGGCAAAAGTCCTAGTTTCTTTCATTAGTTGGGTTATTGTAATATGCGTAATACCCAATGTTTGAGTGGGATATTTCTTCCAATAAAGGTTGGGCATTGTCAACACCCATCATGCCCAACTTTTGAGTAGGGTTCCTGCAATAGTAATACTAGTTGGGCAAAAAACATTGCATGACATGtcatttatgcaaatttaagttgaattttattttaaacatgccAAATTTAGTCATGCCCAACTTTTGAGTAGGGTTCCTGCAAAAGTATTACTGGTTGGGCAAAAAACATTGCATGGCATCTATTTTATGCAACTTtaagttaaactttttaaagaactgtccatgtttttacattttctaaTGTGTAGTGTCTATTTTTACTTAGCAGTAGATGTGTTGGCACTGGTATAATATATTGGCACTGGTATTCTTGtagtttttgtacatgtacttgcagttttgcactgtacatgtagcatataTTTTACGTTATTTTTACTGGGGCTTTCTGAACATGGGCAGTGACTGTCTTTTGGGACTTAAAAATTGTAGCACCTACCTAGAAAAATGTTAGTCTGGTGCCGCGTCAACATAGTCGTTGAGactttgtgtttttgagatagaatTTTTACCATTTTACAATTTAGGACTTACTAGGCCTTAGGCCTATTGACTGCACTGTTTTATTATAGTTACTAACACTGTATAGCAGTTGTGTGTCATGATCATTTTGCTCAATTTTAAGTTTAAGTGCCTCatactaaattaaaacaattaaattaaatcactAGGACATGTTATAGTACACAAAAACATTCAGCTGTTTTCATAACCCCAGCACTTGAGAAAACTCTTCTTAatgtatttacatttttgtaactaGTAAAACATTCTGAGTAGAAAATTTAGTATCAgttatgttttattcatttttcacACAGATAATGCAATAGATATAGAAGCCTTGGAGCTGTTAAGAGAAGAGGACATTACACCGCTAATTCCAAAAGTTGGGTTGCGAGTTAAGTTCTTGGCAAAGTGGAAAAAGCAAGTGAGTTGTTTGCCTTTTTAGTATTGTAAGAAGAAACTATGTTGTGCTACAAGTGCTTATCTGAAGTCCATGGGGGaattaagggtcttttcaaTCACCTAAAATACATCCATAGTTTACATTCTGGTGCATCAACATTTGTCATATGTAGACAAGATGGCTGTTTGGCATCATTTTCTCATTTATCGTCATATCGACGTCATATCTTGGCAAAGCATGCAGACATGCAAGAACATACCCAAGGTGAAGAATCAGAAAATGAGCATGGCGCTGGTGGATATGAAGGAATGGACGTgcaagataatgaaagtttgGATGAAGATCGACAAACATGCAAAGATACCCTTGCTGAAGcagtttcttattttgtagCGAACATGAAAGCAACTGCTATACCATATTCCAATGTGCAACAGATCATATATGAAGTTGAAGGGCTGGTGGAGATCATTGCTAATCATCTACAGCATAAGCTTTCCTCTATTGTGGAAGAGGTTCAAACACAGTTCAAGGAGGCAAATCTCTCAAAAtttgaaacagtttttcaaGAATGTGaggttgtaaaaaaaacctttgaaggCCTTCGATCACAGTACCAACAGGACAAATACTTCAAAGATAAGGGATATTTCATCAGCCCAGAGGAAAGGGTGCTGGGTCAGTCATTCACATCACAGAGTGATACCTCAACTGGAGGAGTAAAACAGAAAGTAAAAAATGACAGCTTCCAATATGTTCCCATGAAGAAAACACTCAGGAAACATCTGGAGCAGCCAGGAGTGATGGCTGCAATTCTTCATCAACAACCCTGTGAGGATGGCTTGTTGTTACAGTCCTATCGCGATGGAAGTTACTTTAAGGGTAAATTTTCTGCAAGTGCCGATGTTGTCATCCCTATTCTATTGTATTGTGATGATTATGAAACAGGGAACCCCCTCGGTtctaaaaaaggaataaataaacTCACTGGCTTTTATATTAGTCTGCTTTGTCTGCCTGCTCAGTTCCAGGCTTCTCTTAGTAACATTTTATTGGCAGCGTGTGCAAAAAGATCTGAAGTTGCCAAATATGGCATTGACAGCATACTATCAGTGATTGTGAAAGACCTGAATGATATCGAAAGACAGGGAATAGAAGTTTCTTGTCAATCCTATTCAGGCTTGGTAAGACCAGTTGTTTTTCAGGTGATAGGTGACAACTTAGGGCTTCATGAAACACTCGGTTTTGTAGGTAGCTTCAGTGCTAACTATCCTTGTCGGTTTTGCAAGGCACCAAAGGAGATCACTAAAAAGCAACTTGTAGAAGATGTGTCACTTTTAAGAGACAAAAACAGCTTTGAAGCGGACCTTGTGTTGGACAATGTCTCAAAGACAGGGATCAAACGGTCTTCTGAACTGAATAAGTTGACTGGCTTCCATGTCACCGACAATCATGTAACTGATGTAATGCATGACTTACTTGAGGGTATTTTCCCACTTGAAATAAAACTTACTCTTGGTGAGCTCATTGATGAAGGATGTTTTACTCTTGAAGAAGTAAACAATCGCATTTCTTCATTTGGCTATGGGTTTGcggataaaaaaagtaaaccaagTATAATTCAGGATTCAGCACTCAGGAATCCATCAGGTTCAAGTGGTCAGAAGGCTGCACAGACAAGAATCTTAGCTTTGTATCTTCCCTTGATCATTGGTGACTTGGTAGATGAGGAATCTGATGTGTGGGAGATGTTCCTGTTGCTGCTTGACATATATAAAATCGTAGTAGCTCCACGCATTAGCCATGCAGGCGTATACATTTTGAAAGCTTTGATTGCAGACCATCATCGGCTCTTTCTGAGCCTCTTTCAAGACCGTCACCTTATCCCGAAACAGCATTTTTTAATCCACTACCCTCGGGTAATACAACTTCTTGGACCTCTGGAACAGTACTCAAGTATGCGCAAAGAGGGCAAGCACAAACCTTTTAAAAGGTGGGCTAGAGCTTGTAACAATTACAAGAATGTTGCAAAGACAGTCAGTATCAGGCATCAGCAGCAACAAAGCTATACTTTCTTACTGAGGAAGCCATTGAACAGTGAATTAGAAGTAAGGGATCAGATTTCTGTTCTGGTTTCTTCTCTGGATGAAGTGAATGTGTGTTCCTTCCTTGGGTGTGGAAAAGATGCTCAAGTCATTTTGTCAGGAAGTGTTTCCATTCAGACATACACATACAAACCAAACTGCATGATTCTGGTTGACTGGACTGCCAAAGAGCCACAATTCTCACAAGTAAAGCATCATAATAGTTGAGAGCAGTATCTACTTTGTCCTACGGTCATGGCATACCAAGTATTACAACAGGCATAGACACTCTTATGCTGTGGAAGAGTCTGAAAGTGTTTTCATCAAACAGCCCAAAGAACTTCTCGTGTGCAGACCATTCCATGCAACTAAGTGCAGTGGTAAGGACGACTCTTCGTGGTACATCATAACACCATTCAACCTTGTATGATGATACTGTACTGGTATGTTTAATACAGAaccattattattactttttttcctcACTAGGAAACATAAAACAGACTACTGTAAGAAGCATGGTTATTCTTTGCTTTTCTATGCTTTTCTTTGAGACAATTCCAATTTCATCTGGCAGAAGGAGTAGTGGTAATTTAGTAAGTAATCATATATTTAATCTAGcccctttttgtattttgttgtacagTTTGGACCTCGGGTAACAGCAATACCAATTCAGCTACCAAGGGATATGCTTGACTTTGGACCGGAAACGGCTTCTTTTGATTGTCAGTCAATGCTGAGTTCCAGTTCGGACTTCAGTGAAGTTGCACCTGTGTTAGGCACACCAGTAACAGGGGATGTTTCCAGTGCAGCCTCTTTGTCAGACTCGGACAGTTGGGCTTCTTTTCCATTGTCACAGATGTCACCCCCACCCATGAAAAGACAGAAGAGACTTTTGTTTGTAAGTAAGacgtttgtttttaaacttaattATCTTTAATTTTTATGCAGATAGAGCTTCTGTTTTTTCATTGTGTGTAGCTCAATGGttgtttgctgattttgtttttaatagttttaCAGCAGCTTTGCTAAAAGATGATTGAGCTTCATGAAGTCGCACAAGAAAAGTGAAGACAAGAAAGGGTTCCCAATTATTGAATAATCACCCTACATCTATGCCGTTGTGTTGGAATTATAAGTATACCAATGGTAGACTTGAACATtgatatttgcatattttgtgtaTCCCTTCCTTACCCATAATGTATAAAGAGACATATTACCATCTTTACCACACACAGTTTCCTTAGGACAATGCACAACTTGTATGGGTAAACCCCCCGACATTCTCAGTTTTAAAAAGGTGACCGAATTCCATTGGGAAAACAATAGGGGCCTTGGGAAAGGGacaattttgaaatgatatgTATGAAAGCAATTAAGATAAATTTGAAGGACTCCTCACCTTTTTCAGTGTGTACAACGGTTTACCTTGCATACCAATCTGTAAAAGACTATAGCAATTATATCCAATCTTCATATATATCACTGTTCAACAGGATACCAAGAAGATTCTTAGTGAATCTCCAGAAGGAAAGAGTGTCACTCGGAGCATCGAGCAATCTGGATTCTTGACGAAAAAAGTCAGGCATCAACTAGTCAGGATATTAGTGAGCTACTTGATTTCCCATCATGGAAAAAAGTAAGTACATGTCTATAAGGCCATTCGAATATAAAGTTGGATTTTGTTAATGACAACATGGATATGGGAACCTTCACACCAATTTTGTGAAAAAGAGAAACATGTTCAAATGACAAGAATGATGTTCATGATTGATACGTGCtccaaaaaggttttaaaataaaaagaaaagaatataaatttatttgaaaagttaCAGTGTCATTTGAAAAGTGTTAGATTTACGTAACCAAGAATGACAGAATGGCCTGGAAAGGGatgacagaaataacaaaataaagttttcaaatgCTGCTTAATCAAAATTCTCAACCCAGAGTGTTTTTGGGGCagtcaaaacttaaaaactaatgaggtttaaaagaaattacatgTTCATGACAGTAAAATAAGTCTTGCATGAGCAAGGCCAGCCAATAAGTCATAAACATGCTTGTTCCTGTTTGTTGAAATGTGCTTGCTGAAATTGTTGTTAATTCATATACCTTCTACAAATTGATGACAAAATGTTTGTCCTTACTATACAATTCCTGAAAACACAGACCAAAATATATGGCAGTGTACTAAGTACTTCATTTTGTTGGTACTATTCCGTTAAATCCTCTCCCATGTCACACTTTATGCTCATTATTATAGAAATGGCTGTGTTTTAAGCAAGTATTTTCTTTGATGTTACAGCCCTGGTGCATTTGAAAAGAGTGCTCTGGCTGAGAGTGTGATTGCTGCATTCCCAAGCCTGAAAGACCCTCAAGGAATCACAGGATATGTAAGTATTAATGTTTGCCTTATTGAAGGGCAACCCATCCGAATCAGAGAGGCTTGTACAATGAATGGCCCTAGTCATCACCACGACTATTAAAGCTTTTATCTGAAGATTGGAAATAGTATGCACACTTGGTTCACTtagcttatgaatattcatatattctacattaaatttcaataattattaaaattttgtGTACATACTTCATCTTGGAAGGTTATGAGACAATCAACTCCATATGAAGTATGGCAATTGTGACTGTCCACACAAATGGGCTTTAAAGTaggtataataatattgaggtATGTCCAACAATAGAAAACACAAGATTTAGTCACAAGCGGTGACGTTTTATTTTCTGTCCACCAAgcaacacaacacacaatgtacaattttaaaacttattttcagGAGTCTTAACTTGCCAAATAATCTAAAACCCAACTTTTTAGCCCATTcctggtggatggtcacaattGTCAGTGCATGTGAAAAACAATTAGACCTGTCTGTGTAATTTACATAtgctttgtcattgttttactaaagGAAGCCTTTTACACTAAAGGATCCAAAGGATGCCCTGCAGGTGGTTATCTTGAAGAACACTTGCGTTATGTGAGGAAAATATGATAGAAAGGAGGAAGTTGGAGAGCATCAAGGAAGGAAGGAGGAAGTTGGAAAGCATCAAGGTAATTGAcctattacccccccccccaaaaaaaaaaacaaaaaacaaaaaaacccatcgacgacaacaacaaaaactcaaaaactaatataaaaaaaatataacaaaataacaaaatccccAATGccccataaacaaacaaaaactatgccacataaatagaaaacaaaattaattagaaGGCCCCATGCCCGTGTTACACCACAGATACTAAAGGATTCTTTATCACAGGTCTTGTTTGCATTGCTTGCTTGGAATGTGTAACAACAGCACTCAAGGAAGTTTGTGTTTTAGGGGCTggacaaaaaaaggaaagtggTATTTCTGATGCACAAGTATCATTGTCATGTCATATAAATAGAGTGTGCTCATAGTTTTCAACTTCACGAGTTGCCTCAGGAGTACCCAACCAACTTGGTTCAGGACATGGAAGCAAGGACAAAATTTAATGAATCGCTATAACAAAGGGACTGAATggatattatttaatataatttatctggaggttataataatattgatgtgtttgtactttttaacaGTTAATGCAAGTGCAGCAACTCCTGATGAACCCGATGAGAAGCAAGAGACAGCCGAAGATGTACTTGCAAAGGTTCAGTGGCTAAAGGACAACTGTGCACCTACTACCAAAGTCAAAGAGTACATGTCATTGACATCAAAGCACAGGGCAGAATGGGTGAAAGATAGGGAGAGAACTGTTGCAGAAATCTTGGAGGAGTTCCCCAGGCTGCTTGGTATTGGGATGGTAGGTTACTACAAAGTCAAATCATTTCAAACTGTGGTAGTCAATATTCTTCTTTTCTCGAGCTCTTTATTTGTCAAAGCAGTGAGAATAATATTGTCTGCATTACATTTATGGGGTGTGAGAAACTTGGTTAATGATTATTTAGGAGGCTACCATAACAGTCTTGAAACCATCCTGGTAGTGCTGTAGCTATCACTCAGAAGTCCTGGTTAATTCTAATTGTCTTTGCTTCGCACTAGTTAAGTTTTATACATCATTTTCATAACTCTTTTGTGTACTCATAATGCTTTACATACCCTTAAAACCAGTCAGTCCTAGCTAATGCTgactttgattttctttgtttctgaAGAGTTTTGCAATATTGGTCAGCATGTAATTTAGCTTTGGGGAAGTCAATGTAGTGCTCCACAACCAACAAGAATGTTTCATTTAATCACTTTTACTTAAGATTGAGCAAGACTTCCAGCTGATGTACCCAAAAGTTGCTGACAGACTGACTGACAAATGGG from Asterias rubens unplaced genomic scaffold, eAstRub1.3, whole genome shotgun sequence includes:
- the LOC117305604 gene encoding uncharacterized protein LOC117305604, producing the protein MQEHTQGEESENEHGAGGYEGMDVQDNESLDEDRQTCKDTLAEAVSYFVANMKATAIPYSNVQQIIYEVEGLVEIIANHLQHKLSSIVEEVQTQFKEANLSKFETVFQECEVVKKTFEGLRSQYQQDKYFKDKGYFISPEERVLGQSFTSQSDTSTGGVKQKVKNDSFQYVPMKKTLRKHLEQPGVMAAILHQQPCEDGLLLQSYRDGSYFKGKFSASADVVIPILLYCDDYETGNPLGSKKGINKLTGFYISLLCLPAQFQASLSNILLAACAKRSEVAKYGIDSILSVIVKDLNDIERQGIEVSCQSYSGLVRPVVFQVIGDNLGLHETLGFVGSFSANYPCRFCKAPKEITKKQLVEDVSLLRDKNSFEADLVLDNVSKTGIKRSSELNKLTGFHVTDNHVTDVMHDLLEGIFPLEIKLTLGELIDEGCFTLEEVNNRISSFGYGFADKKSKPSIIQDSALRNPSGSSGQKAAQTRILALYLPLIIGDLVDEESDVWEMFLLLLDIYKIVVAPRISHAGVYILKALIADHHRLFLSLFQDRHLIPKQHFLIHYPRVIQLLGPLEQYSSMRKEGKHKPFKRWARACNNYKNVAKTVSIRHQQQQSYTFLLRKPLNSELEVRDQISVLVSSLDEVNVCSFLGCGKDAQVILSGSVSIQTYTYKPNCMILVDWTAKEPQFSQVKHHNS
- the LOC117305618 gene encoding uncharacterized protein LOC117305618, yielding MLDFGPETASFDCQSMLSSSSDFSEVAPVLGTPVTGDVSSAASLSDSDSWASFPLSQMSPPPMKRQKRLLFDTKKILSESPEGKSVTRSIEQSGFLTKKVRHQLVRILVSYLISHHGKNPGAFEKSALAESVIAAFPSLKDPQGITGYEAFYTKGSKGCPAGGYLEEHLRYVRKI